Genomic window (Polaribacter batillariae):
ATGAAAACAGCACCAGAGGCTGCTGCAGCATATATTATAATGAATTTTAATGAAGAAACTATTGATGATGCTATTGAAGTTACAAAAAAAGCCGGGCTAAAACATTTATACCATTATGGAAAAACATTTGAAAGCTGGGGGCATTTTCAGTTATTCAAAGAAGCATTTCCTAATGGATATGATGGCATGAAAGCCTGTGTAGAAAAAGCTAAAAAAGAAGGAATTTCTATAGGAGGTCATACCCTTTCTAACTTTATTACAACCAACGATCCTTATGTAACACCTATACCCGATAAACGACTGGCAGAAGTAGGGCGTTCAATAATTACAAGCGATATCGATAAAAAACAAACAGAAATAGCCATCGAATCTCCAGACTTTTTTAATCAATTTAAAAACAATAATTTAAGAACTGTTCGAATTGGTAACGAATTAATTAGATACGGAAGTGTAACAGAGAAAAAACCTTGGAAGCTATTAGATTGCCAAAGAGGGGCATTTAATACCCAAATACTTCAACACAAATCTAATACACCAATTGCAAAATTGTTAGACCATCCGTACAAAGTATTTTTATCGAATACAAGTTTAACAAAAGAACTTTCTAAAAACATCGCAAACCTGTATAATAAAACTGGGATGAAACAAATTTCTTTTGATGGTCTAGAAGGTAACAAATCTACAGGACTAGGTAATTATGGAGAAACCATGATGCCTTACGAATGGTATAATAATTTATCCGAAGATTTAAAAGATGGCTTAATAATCGATGCTAGTAGAACCACTCATTTTTTTTGGCACTTATACACACGAATGAATTGGGGCGAACCTTGGTATGCAAATTTTCGAGAAAGTCAAACCCAATACCGTATGAAAAATCAAGCATATTTTAGAAGAAACTATATGCCAGGTATGTTAGGTTGGTTTAGAATGACACCAGAAATTAGTCTCGAAGATATGGAGTGGATGCTCTCTAGAACTGCTGCTTTTGATGCAGGTTATGCCTTTATAACCTCTAAAGAAACATTAAAAAAACACGGGCAATCTAACGCGATTCTAGAACTGGTAAAACAATGGGAACGTGCCAGATTGGCAGGTGTTTTTCCTTCAGAATTAAAGAAAGAAATGGAAGATTTAAAAAACGAGTATCATTTAGCACCTGTTTCAGAAAACTCATGGAATTTATTTCCAATTGCAATCGACATATTTAAGCATTCTAAAAAAGTAAGACAACCAGGAGAACCTTTATACTCAACTTTTAATTTTAAAAATACGTCAAAAAAACAACCATTAGTGTTTACGATTAAGTTAGCAGAAGCAACTAAGTGTCGAAATATTATTATAGAATTAGACAATTATAAAAAAATAAAATTGCCCATAACACTTACTAACCAACAAATATTTAGATACGAAGGGGGTAAACAAGGTACTTTATTTGATAAAAATTGGAATGTGATTAAAACAATAGATTTAGATATTAAAAATGTTAATGTTTCGAAAGGAAGCCATTCGTTAACGGTTGATTGCGATTTTTTAAGTGACGATAAATCGGAAATCATCATAGAGGTTAAAACTATTGGAGAACCTAAATTGCTAACAAAGTAGAATTTTTAATAAATGGATTTAACAAATAAATTGAATAAAAACAGCTCTTTAATTAAATTAAGACCACCTATATTTACAGTATTATTTATTATGTGGTCTTGTTTGGTGCAAGCACAACAACCTATACAATATGTAAATCCGTTTATTGGAACCTCTAACTACGGAGCAACAAATCCTGGCGCCATCGCACCAAGAGGTATGGTTAGTGTGTCGCCTTTTAATGTTGCTGGCGCTCCTAATTTGCCACATGAAAAAGATAGCAGATGGCTTTCTAACCCTTATGTTCACGAGAATACGTTTTTAACAGGCTTTTCTCATGTAAATTTAAGCGGCGTTGGTTGCCCAGATTTAGGAGTTATTTTAACCATGCCAACCACTGGAGCATTAGAAACAGACTATTTAAAATACGGCTCTACCTATTCAAATGAAGTTGCAAAAGCAGGATATTACAGCAATACAATTGATAAATACAATGTAAAAGTCGAAACCACAGCTTCTACAAGAACAGGAATTTCTAAATACCATTTTCCAGCAGGACAATCAAATATATTAATCAATTTAGGTGTTGGCTTAACAAATGAAGAAGGAGGCATGCTAAAAATTGTATCGGATACCGAAATTGAAGGAATTCGAAATGTAGGTTCGTTCTGTTACTACAAGCCAGAAGAAGCATATCCAGTATATTTCGTAGCAAAATTTAGCAAACCTGCAAACGAATCTGGAATTTGGAAAAAACCCAAAAAATACGAGGGTTTAGAAGGCCAATGGATGGGGTACAATGGAAAAACACGTTTGTATAAAAATTACAGAAAAGAAGTGCTTGGAGATAGTATTGGAAGTTATTTTACCTATCGATTTAAAAAACCTACAACTGTAGAAGTTAAAATTGGGGTGTCTTATACTAGTATTAAAAATGCCAGAGAAAACTTAGAAAAAGAAACTCAAAATTCTTCTTTTGAGACCATTTACAACACTACAAATGCCCAATGGAATCATTTATTATCTAAAATTGAAGTGGAAGGTGGAACAAAAGACGATAAAACTATTTTTTACACAGCTTTGTATCATACTTTAATTCATCCGAATACTTTAAACGATTACAATGGAGAATACCCAAGTATGGCAAAAAGAGAAACACAAACCACCCAAGGTACACGATTTACGGTATTTTCTCTTTGGGATACTTATAGAAGTTTACATTCTTTAATGTCTTTAATTTATCCGAAACAACAATCAGATATGGTAAAAAGCATGCTAAATATTTATGATGAAAGCGGTTGGTTACCAAAGTGGGAGTTAAATGCCACAGAAACCACAACCATGGTTGGCGATCCAGCAGGAATTATATTGGCAGATACTTATTTACGCGGAATTAAAGATTTCGATATCGAAAAAGCATACGAAGCTATGCGAAAAAGTGCGACACAGTTAAAAGATAATCCACTTCGTCCTGGAATTAAAGATTATGTAGAGAAAGGATATTTAACCACGACCACCACAAAAAGTGGTTCGGTTTCCACAACACAAGAATACAATATAACCGATTTTGCAATTGCGCAATTGGCCAAAGAATTGGGTAAAACAGCAGATTATAAACTGTTTTTAAAACGTGCTACATCTTACAGAAATTTGTTTGATAAAGAGTTTAATTTATTAAGACCTAAAAACCATGATGGCTCTTGGTTTGCGCCATTTAACCCAGATACAGGAGCAAATTTTGAAAAAAATTTAGGATTTATCGAAGGCAATTCGTGGCAATATACATTTATGGTTTCGCACGATGTGAAAGCACTCATAAAACTTATGGGAGGTAAAAAACCGTTCGTAAAACAATTAGATAAGGTATTTGAGAACAAACAATACGATATGGCGAATGAGCCCGATATTATTTACCCTTATTTGTACAATTACACGAAAGGATACGAATGGAAAACACAAGATCGTGTAACCTCATTAATTAAAGAATATTTTACGAATAAACCAGCTGGTTTGCCAGGAAACGACGATACAGGAACCATGTCTGCATGGTTAATTTATAGCATGATGGGCATTTATCCGAGTTCGCCAGCAGAACCATTGTACGCGATTACAAGACCTGTTTTCGATAAAATAACCATTCATTTAGATAACCGATACTACAAAAATAACCGGTTGGTAATTATCTCCAATGCTTCAGAAAACGATAAAAACACAAAACATATAAAACGTATTTACA
Coding sequences:
- a CDS encoding GH92 family glycosyl hydrolase, with the protein product MWSCLVQAQQPIQYVNPFIGTSNYGATNPGAIAPRGMVSVSPFNVAGAPNLPHEKDSRWLSNPYVHENTFLTGFSHVNLSGVGCPDLGVILTMPTTGALETDYLKYGSTYSNEVAKAGYYSNTIDKYNVKVETTASTRTGISKYHFPAGQSNILINLGVGLTNEEGGMLKIVSDTEIEGIRNVGSFCYYKPEEAYPVYFVAKFSKPANESGIWKKPKKYEGLEGQWMGYNGKTRLYKNYRKEVLGDSIGSYFTYRFKKPTTVEVKIGVSYTSIKNARENLEKETQNSSFETIYNTTNAQWNHLLSKIEVEGGTKDDKTIFYTALYHTLIHPNTLNDYNGEYPSMAKRETQTTQGTRFTVFSLWDTYRSLHSLMSLIYPKQQSDMVKSMLNIYDESGWLPKWELNATETTTMVGDPAGIILADTYLRGIKDFDIEKAYEAMRKSATQLKDNPLRPGIKDYVEKGYLTTTTTKSGSVSTTQEYNITDFAIAQLAKELGKTADYKLFLKRATSYRNLFDKEFNLLRPKNHDGSWFAPFNPDTGANFEKNLGFIEGNSWQYTFMVSHDVKALIKLMGGKKPFVKQLDKVFENKQYDMANEPDIIYPYLYNYTKGYEWKTQDRVTSLIKEYFTNKPAGLPGNDDTGTMSAWLIYSMMGIYPSSPAEPLYAITRPVFDKITIHLDNRYYKNNRLVIISNASENDKNTKHIKRIYINEKRHKSYFISHDKLVNGNILKIMLK